In one Arachis duranensis cultivar V14167 chromosome 9, aradu.V14167.gnm2.J7QH, whole genome shotgun sequence genomic region, the following are encoded:
- the LOC107465551 gene encoding uncharacterized protein LOC107465551, producing the protein MEAETEPKEEPATEELKKIKAQEETESITMHAPMKMEELEAQPAPNIQEEPEDEQLAQLLAVLRKLQVNITFAEVLEKKSPHMAYLKTAISDKTALKGDETVVLTKKCSTLVQKKVPPKMPDPGSFLIPYTIWTITFEKALCDFGSNTNLKPLFVMKKLGNQGVHSTRISLEMVDKSLKLAYGMVENVLVKVEDLYLPADFMILDTREDKDNSIILGRPFLAIPKALIDVEKGEMILRVWEDHILFKIPNPHSLLDKRGTKKKVPKG; encoded by the coding sequence ATGGAAGCTGAAACCGAACCAAAGGAGGAGCCTGCTACTGAGGAACTGAAGAAGATCAAGGCTCAGGAGGAGACTGAGAGTATCACCATGCACGCTCCCATGAAGATGGAAGAGCTTGAAGCACAACCCGCTCCAAACATACAAGAGGAGCCTGAGGATGAGCAACTTGCTCAACTTTTGGCAGTTCTCAGGAAGCTGCAAGTCAATATCACTTTTGCAGAGGTGTTGGAGAAGAAATCCCCCCATATGGCCTATCTGAAAACTGCTATCTCTGACAAGACGGCTCTGAAAGGAGATGAGACTGTGGTACTGACTAAGAAATGTAGTACCTTAGTCCAAAAGAAGGTGCCTCCAAAGATGCCAGATCCCGGAAGCTTCCTTATTCCCTATACTATATGGACCATCACGTTTGAGAAGGCATTGTGCGACTTTGGCTCCAACACTAATCTTAAGCCTCTCTTTGTAATGAAGAAGCTGGGCAACCAAGGGGTGCATTCCACCAggatctcactagagatggtagatAAGTCCCTGAAACTGGCATATGGCATGGTAGAAAACGTTcttgtaaaggttgaagacctttaccTCCCTGCGGACTTCATGATACTTGACACTAGAGAGGACAAGGACaactccatcatccttggaaggccTTTCCTAGCTATTCCAAAGGCTTTGATTGATGTGGAAAAGGGAGAGATGATTCTGAGGGTTTGGGAAGATCATATCCTGTTCAAGATTCCCAACCCTCACTCTCTCTTAGATAAAAGAGGCACCAAGAAGAAGGTACCCAAGGGCTAg